A stretch of the Lolium perenne isolate Kyuss_39 chromosome 3, Kyuss_2.0, whole genome shotgun sequence genome encodes the following:
- the LOC139837478 gene encoding uncharacterized protein, with the protein MMRELKLIFETHAAVESYEASKQFFTCMMEEGSSVSEHMLVMSGHAKKLNDLGMMIPNQLGIHRVLQSLPPSYKNFVMNYNMQNMNKDLPEIFSMLKSAEVEIKKENQVLMVNKTTSFKKQGKPNKGNFKKGGKKVAPHPEKPKAGPKPETVCYYCQGKGHWKRNCPKYLADLKSGHVKKKGTAE; encoded by the exons atgatgcgtgagctcaaacttatctttgagactcatgcggccgtggagagctatgaggcctcgaagcagttctttacctgcatgatggaagaaggcagctccgttagtgagcacatgctcgtcatgtccgggcatgcgaagaagctcaatgacttggggatgatgatccctaaccagctgggtattcatcgtgtccttcaatcactgccaccaagttacaagaacttcgtgatgaactacaacatgcagaacatgaataaggatttacctgaaatcttttccatgctgaaatctgctgaagtagagattaagaaggagaaccaagtgttgatggtcaacaagaccaccagtttcaaaaagcaaggcaagcctaacaagggtaacttcaagaagggcggcaagaaagttgcaccgcatcctgagaagcctaaggctggtcctaaacctgagactgtgtgctattactgccaggggaaggggcactggaagcgcaattgccccaaatacttggccgatctgaagagcggccacgtcaaaaagaaag gaactgcggaatag